From Panulirus ornatus isolate Po-2019 chromosome 41, ASM3632096v1, whole genome shotgun sequence, one genomic window encodes:
- the LOC139761692 gene encoding cytosolic Fe-S cluster assembly factor narfl isoform X2, with the protein MISLRPHRILAENSEREESEKQTVVVSLSPQAVLSISAKFFLSADDCARKLASYFKKLGAHYVFDTNFARSLSLLEAQKEFLARYRRKDSDSKALPMLASACPGWICYAEKTHGSYILPYISTGRSPQQVMGALVKDLWASKMGISPDKIYHVTVMPCFDKKLEAARDNFYNELYSTREVDCVITSVEVEQMLDRDKVVLPSVSPVQLDDDLSSGPVMTSHPGSSSGGYAHNVFVNAAKELFSEDKEKLQWKTLRNADFREVTLEVNGETVLRFALAYGFRNIQNLVQKLKRGKSPYHYVEVMACPSGCLNGGAQIRPDSTLPAKDLVSKLQEAYDLLPSVSPGEDPRVMTCYSEWLGGADSEKAEKLLHANYKAVEKVTNALGIKW; encoded by the exons AATTCTAGCTGAGAACAGTGAGCGTGAGGAGTCTGAGAAGCAGACAGTTGTGGTGTCACTGTCACCCCAAGCAGTGCTTTCAATCAGTGCCAAGTTTTTCCTCtctgctgatgattgtgcaaGGAAGTTGGCAA GTTATTTTAAGAAGTTAGGTGCCCACTATGTCTTTGATACCAACTTTGCTCGAAGCCTTAGTTTATTGGAAGCACAGAAGGAATTTCTTGCACGATACAGGAGAAAAGACTCTGATTCAAAAGCTTTACCAATGCTTGCTTCTGCATGTCCAG GTTGGATATGTTATGCAGAAAAGACTCATGGGTCATATATTTTGCCTTACATCAGCACTGGCAGAAGCCCCCAACAAGTGATGGGGGCATTAGTAAAGGACTTATGGGCTTCAAAAATGGGTATTTCTCCAGATAAG ATTTATCACGTGACTGTAATGCCATGCTTTGACAAAAAACTAGAAGCTGCACGAGACAATTTTTACAATGAGCTGTATTCTACACGTGAAGTGGACTGTGTTATTACATCAG TGGAGGTTGAACAGATGCTGGATAGAGATAAGGTGGTATTACCTTCTGTCAGCCCAGTGCAGCTAGATGATGACCTGAGTTCTGGACCTGTAATGACCTCCCATCCTGGATCATCCTCTGGGGGCTATGCTCACAATGTTTTTGTTAATGCTGCCAAAGAATTATTTAGTGAGGATAAGGAAAAGCTTCAGTGGAAAACTTTAAG AAATGCAGATTTCCGTGAAGTTACCTTGGAGGTGAATGGAGAGACTGTGTTACGATTTGCATTAGCTTATGGATTTCGTAATATTCAGAACCTAGTGCAAAAGCTTAAGAGAGGGAAGAGTCCTTATCACTATGTTGAAGTCATGGCCTGTCCCTCAG GATGTTTAAATGGTGGTGCACAAATTCGGCCAGACAGCACCCTCCCAGCTAAGGATCTGGTATCAAAGTTACAAGAAGCATATGACCTACTACCATCAGTCAGTCCAGGTGAAGATCCCCGAGTGATGACATGCTACTCTGAGTGGCTAGGAGGGGCAGACTCAGAGAAGGCCGAAAAGCTTCTACATGCAAATTATAAAGCTGTGGAAAAGGTCACTAATGCTCTTGGTATCAAATGGTGA